Proteins encoded by one window of Ursus arctos isolate Adak ecotype North America unplaced genomic scaffold, UrsArc2.0 scaffold_22, whole genome shotgun sequence:
- the RBM7 gene encoding RNA-binding protein 7: MGAAAAEADRTLFVGNLETKVTEELLFELFHQAGPVVKVKIPKDKDGKPKQFAFVNFKHEVSVPYAMNLLNGIKLFGRPIKIQFRSGSSHASQDVSLSYPQHHVGNSSPTSTSPSRYERTVDTMTPSVQIIQRSFSSPENFQRQAVMNNVLRQMSYGGKFGSPHLDPSGFSPSHSHSFNQSSGSQWRQDTPSSQRKVRQNSHPYIPDRHYSREQRYTDHGSDHHYRGSRDDYFYEDRNPDGWSHDYENRRDSSRDGKWRSSRH, translated from the exons ATGGGGGCGGCGGCAGCGGAAGCGGATCGCACTCTCTTTGTGGGCAATCTTGAAACTAAAGTGACCGAGGAGCTCCTCTTCGAGCTTTTCCACCAG GCTGGGCCGGTAGTAAAAGTGAAAATTCCGAAAGATAAGGATGGTAAACCAAAACAGTTTGCGTTTGTGAATTTCAAGCATGAAGTGTCTGTTCCTTATGCGATGAATCTACTTAATGGAATCAAACTTTTTGGGAGGCCCATCAAAATTCAATTTAGATCAG GAAGTAGCCATGCCTCTCAGGACGTCAGTTTGTCATATCCTCAGCATCATGTTGGAAACTCAAGCCCTACCTCTACATCTCCTAGCAG GTATGAAAGGACTGTGGATACCATGACTCCATCAGTACAGATAATTCAGagatctttttcttctccagaaaatTTTCAGAGACAAGCAGTG ATGAACAATGTTCTGAGACAGATGTCCTATGGTGGGAAATTTGGTTCTCCACATCTGGATCCATCAGGATTTTCCCCATCCCATAGTCATAGTTTTAACCAGTCTTCAGGCTCCCAGTGGCGCCAAGATACACCATCATCACAACGTAAAGTCAGACAGAATTCTCATCCCTACATTCCGGATAGACATTATAGCCGTGAACAGCGTTACACTGATCATGGGTCTGACCATCATTACAGAGGAAGCAGAGATGACTACTTCTATGAAGATAGGAATCCCGATGGCTGGAGCCATGACTATGAGAACAGAAGAGACAGTAGCCGAGATGGAAAATGGCGTTCATCTCGACACTAA
- the CUNH11orf71 gene encoding uncharacterized protein C11orf71 homolog, with product MALNNVSLSAGDQRTRVAYRASHGDLSPSAALALAMVSGDSFLVARPEAIFPGPTARQAVRPNVRTESRRASGGGRSPTRFIKGREPDGRNRSRQTRFSPYPTPGVKLDLLRSLLQQRLVAIGSVIAARLSA from the coding sequence ATGGCCCTGAACAATGTGTCCCTGTCCGCCGGCGATCAAAGGACCAGGGTGGCCTACCGGGCGTCCCACGGCGACCTCAGCCCGTCGGCGGCCTTAGCGCTGGCGATGGTCTCCGGAGACAGCTTCCTCGTTGCCAGGCCCGAGGCTATTTTTCCAGGACCCACTGCTCGGCAGGCCGTGAGGCCAAACGTTCGTACCGAGAGCCGTCGGGCGAGTGGGGGCGGCCGGAGCCCGACCCGCTTTATAAAGGGAAGGGAACCTGATGGACGGAACCGGAGCCGCCAGACCAGATTCTCACCGTATCCGACCCCCGGGGTTAAACTGGATCTCCTGAGGAGCTTGCTGCAACAGCGGCTGGTTGCCATTGGAAGTGTTATCGCAGCCCGCCTGTCGGCTTAA